One stretch of Solenopsis invicta isolate M01_SB chromosome 16, UNIL_Sinv_3.0, whole genome shotgun sequence DNA includes these proteins:
- the LOC105206803 gene encoding protein phosphatase PP2A 55 kDa regulatory subunit isoform X1, with protein MDYAETSSNGDIQWCFSQVKGTLEDDVTEADIISCVEFNHDGDLLATGDKGGRVVIFQRDPISKNSIPRRGEYNVYSTFQSHEPEFDYLKSLEIEEKINKIRWLKRKNPAHFLLSTNDKTIKLWKVSERDKRVEGYNTKEENGTIRDPACITALRVPTIKPMELMVEASPRRIFANAHTYHINSISVNSDQETYLSADDLRINLWHLEITDQSFNIVDIKPTNMEELTEVITAAEFHPAECNVLVYSSSKGTIRLCDMRSAALCDQHSKLFEEPEDPTNRSFFSEIISSISDVKLSNSGRYMISRDYLSVKVWDLQMETKPIECYPVHEYLRSKLCSLYENDCIFDKFECCWSGNDSAIMTGSYNNFFRVFDRTTKRDLTLEAARDIAKPKTLLKPRKVCTGGKRKKDEISVDCLDFNKKILHTAWHPSENVVAVAATNNLFLFQDKL; from the exons ATGGATTACGCCGAAACTTCAA GCAATGGTGACATACAGTGGTGTTTCTCACAAGTAAAAGGGACCTTAGAAGATGACGTTACGGAAG ctGATATAATCTCATGCGTTGAATTTAATCACGATGGTGATCTCCTTGCAACAGGAGATAAGGGTGGACGCGTTGTTATTTTTCAGAGAGACCCCATT agTAAAAACAGTATACCACGAAGAGGCGAATACAATGTGTACAGCACTTTTCAGAGCCATGAGCCTGAGTTTGATTATCTAAAATCACTagagatagaagaaaaaattaataaaattagatgGCTAAAAAGGAAAAATCCTGCCCACTTTTTACTCTCCACAAACGATAAAACAATCAAGTTGTGGAAAGTTAGTGAAAGAGATAAAAGAGTGGAGGGGTATAATACAAAAGAAGAGAATGGTACGATACGTGATCCTGCCTGCATTACTGCTTTGAGG GTGCCAACCATAAAACCAATGGAGTTAATGGTAGAGGCATCACCAAGGAGAATATTTGCCAATGCGCACACCTATCACATAAACAGTATAAGTGTTAACAGTGATCAAGAGACATACCTCAGTGCTGATGATCTTAGAATTAATCTTTGGCACCTTGAGATAACTGACCAGAGTTTTA ATATAGTAGACATTAAGCCAACTAATATGGAAGAGTTAACGGAAGTTATAACTGCGGCAGAGTTTCATCCTGCAGAATGCAACGTTTTGGTGTACAGTAGTAGCAAAGGAACTATTAGACTTTGCGATATGAGATCTGCTGCTCTCTGCGATCAGCACAGTAAGCTTTTTGAGGAGCCTGAAGATCCAACTAATAGGAgttttttctcagaaattattTCAAGCATAAGCGATGTAAAGCTCAGTAATTCCGGAAGATACATGATCAGTAGAGACTACCTCAGTGTGAAAGTGTGGGACTTGCAAATGGAGACAAAACCAATTGAATGTTATCCC GTGCATGAATATTTGAGATCAAAATTATGTTCATTGTATGAAAATGACTGTATCTTTGACAAATTTGAATGTTGTTGGAGTGGTAATGACTCTGCTATTATGACGGGCTCTTACAACAATTTCTTCAGAGTATTTGATCGTACAACTAAACGCGATCTTACTTTAGAAGCAGCACGCGACATTGCCAAACCAAAAACACTTCTGAAGCCAAGAAAG GTATGCACCGGTGGAAAACGCAAGAAGGATGAGATTAGCGTCGATTGTCtagattttaataagaaaatacttCACACTGCATGGCACCCATCTGAAAATGTGGTGGCTGTTGCTGCTACGAACAATCTCTTCCTATTCCAAGACAAGCTCTAG
- the LOC105206803 gene encoding protein phosphatase PP2A 55 kDa regulatory subunit isoform X2, which produces MAGNGDIQWCFSQVKGTLEDDVTEADIISCVEFNHDGDLLATGDKGGRVVIFQRDPISKNSIPRRGEYNVYSTFQSHEPEFDYLKSLEIEEKINKIRWLKRKNPAHFLLSTNDKTIKLWKVSERDKRVEGYNTKEENGTIRDPACITALRVPTIKPMELMVEASPRRIFANAHTYHINSISVNSDQETYLSADDLRINLWHLEITDQSFNIVDIKPTNMEELTEVITAAEFHPAECNVLVYSSSKGTIRLCDMRSAALCDQHSKLFEEPEDPTNRSFFSEIISSISDVKLSNSGRYMISRDYLSVKVWDLQMETKPIECYPVHEYLRSKLCSLYENDCIFDKFECCWSGNDSAIMTGSYNNFFRVFDRTTKRDLTLEAARDIAKPKTLLKPRKVCTGGKRKKDEISVDCLDFNKKILHTAWHPSENVVAVAATNNLFLFQDKL; this is translated from the exons ATGGCCG GCAATGGTGACATACAGTGGTGTTTCTCACAAGTAAAAGGGACCTTAGAAGATGACGTTACGGAAG ctGATATAATCTCATGCGTTGAATTTAATCACGATGGTGATCTCCTTGCAACAGGAGATAAGGGTGGACGCGTTGTTATTTTTCAGAGAGACCCCATT agTAAAAACAGTATACCACGAAGAGGCGAATACAATGTGTACAGCACTTTTCAGAGCCATGAGCCTGAGTTTGATTATCTAAAATCACTagagatagaagaaaaaattaataaaattagatgGCTAAAAAGGAAAAATCCTGCCCACTTTTTACTCTCCACAAACGATAAAACAATCAAGTTGTGGAAAGTTAGTGAAAGAGATAAAAGAGTGGAGGGGTATAATACAAAAGAAGAGAATGGTACGATACGTGATCCTGCCTGCATTACTGCTTTGAGG GTGCCAACCATAAAACCAATGGAGTTAATGGTAGAGGCATCACCAAGGAGAATATTTGCCAATGCGCACACCTATCACATAAACAGTATAAGTGTTAACAGTGATCAAGAGACATACCTCAGTGCTGATGATCTTAGAATTAATCTTTGGCACCTTGAGATAACTGACCAGAGTTTTA ATATAGTAGACATTAAGCCAACTAATATGGAAGAGTTAACGGAAGTTATAACTGCGGCAGAGTTTCATCCTGCAGAATGCAACGTTTTGGTGTACAGTAGTAGCAAAGGAACTATTAGACTTTGCGATATGAGATCTGCTGCTCTCTGCGATCAGCACAGTAAGCTTTTTGAGGAGCCTGAAGATCCAACTAATAGGAgttttttctcagaaattattTCAAGCATAAGCGATGTAAAGCTCAGTAATTCCGGAAGATACATGATCAGTAGAGACTACCTCAGTGTGAAAGTGTGGGACTTGCAAATGGAGACAAAACCAATTGAATGTTATCCC GTGCATGAATATTTGAGATCAAAATTATGTTCATTGTATGAAAATGACTGTATCTTTGACAAATTTGAATGTTGTTGGAGTGGTAATGACTCTGCTATTATGACGGGCTCTTACAACAATTTCTTCAGAGTATTTGATCGTACAACTAAACGCGATCTTACTTTAGAAGCAGCACGCGACATTGCCAAACCAAAAACACTTCTGAAGCCAAGAAAG GTATGCACCGGTGGAAAACGCAAGAAGGATGAGATTAGCGTCGATTGTCtagattttaataagaaaatacttCACACTGCATGGCACCCATCTGAAAATGTGGTGGCTGTTGCTGCTACGAACAATCTCTTCCTATTCCAAGACAAGCTCTAG